A single region of the Methylocystis echinoides genome encodes:
- a CDS encoding efflux RND transporter periplasmic adaptor subunit → MKKRPAVVLGGLLTVSGAVALVTVSMRTREASAMNDPRQEPPVVRLATATRVTGSQRGFTGVIGARVQSDLGFRVAGKIVERLVNAGQPVKAGQPLMRIDETDLRHAHTAKRNAVVAARASVTQLVPDERRYAKLLSEGWVTRQRYEQAKAASDSAKAQLAAAEAEARVSENEAAYSVLVADADGTVMETLGEAGQVVSAGQTVVRLAQAGPREAVVALPETIRPAIGSAAEASVYGSDGRRYTAHLRQLSDSADGRTRTYEARYVLDGAASAAPLGATVTIRLENKASRPEVQVPLGAVLDDGRKTGVWVFDSATSTVHFRPVKLMRVATETVEVSGLSSGDPVVSLGAHLLQDGARVRTAPESRGAR, encoded by the coding sequence ATGAAAAAGAGACCCGCTGTTGTGCTGGGGGGCCTTCTCACGGTGTCTGGGGCGGTCGCGCTCGTCACTGTTTCCATGCGGACGCGGGAAGCCTCTGCCATGAACGACCCGAGGCAGGAGCCTCCGGTCGTCCGACTGGCGACGGCGACGAGAGTGACCGGATCCCAACGTGGCTTCACGGGCGTCATCGGGGCAAGGGTTCAGAGCGATCTGGGCTTTCGCGTCGCCGGCAAGATCGTGGAACGGCTTGTGAACGCCGGGCAGCCGGTCAAAGCCGGCCAGCCGCTGATGCGGATCGACGAAACCGACCTTCGCCATGCGCATACCGCGAAGCGCAACGCCGTCGTTGCGGCCCGCGCCTCGGTCACCCAGCTGGTCCCGGATGAGCGGCGATACGCCAAGTTGTTAAGCGAAGGATGGGTGACCCGACAGCGTTATGAGCAGGCGAAAGCCGCATCAGATTCAGCCAAGGCGCAACTCGCGGCCGCCGAAGCCGAGGCGCGGGTCTCCGAGAACGAGGCGGCCTATTCCGTCCTGGTGGCGGACGCCGATGGAACGGTGATGGAAACGCTTGGCGAAGCGGGACAGGTGGTCTCCGCCGGCCAGACCGTGGTTCGGCTTGCCCAGGCCGGCCCCCGCGAAGCGGTGGTCGCGCTTCCCGAAACGATCCGACCGGCGATCGGCTCGGCAGCCGAGGCCAGCGTGTATGGGAGCGACGGGCGCCGCTATACCGCGCATCTCCGGCAGCTGTCGGATTCCGCGGATGGCCGAACCCGAACTTACGAGGCGCGATACGTGCTCGACGGCGCGGCGTCGGCGGCGCCCCTCGGCGCCACAGTGACCATTCGATTGGAGAACAAGGCAAGTCGGCCGGAAGTCCAGGTGCCGCTGGGAGCCGTGCTCGACGATGGCCGGAAGACCGGCGTTTGGGTCTTCGACAGCGCCACTTCGACCGTTCACTTTCGACCCGTCAAGCTCATGCGCGTGGCCACCGAAACTGTCGAGGTCTCCGGACTGAGCTCCGGCGACCCGGTTGTTTCGCTCGGCGCGCATCTTTTGCAGGACGGCGCGCGCGTCAGGACTGCTCCCGAAAGCAGGGGCGCCCGATGA